From Candidatus Pedobacter colombiensis, one genomic window encodes:
- a CDS encoding DNA-3-methyladenine glycosylase I, producing MMEEQIRCGWCGTDPMYIKYHDEEWGKPVYDDKVMFEFLILEGAQAGLSWITILKRREGYRKAFANFDVQKVAAFTEADEERLMNDPGIIRNKLKVKAAITNAKLFMAIQKEFGSFSDYIWGFLPGKQPIMNKVVTLKDVPARTEISDAISKDMKKRGFKFFGTTICYAHMQAVGMVNDHMETCISR from the coding sequence ATGATGGAAGAACAAATCAGATGCGGGTGGTGTGGAACTGACCCTATGTATATTAAATATCACGATGAAGAATGGGGGAAGCCCGTTTATGATGATAAGGTCATGTTCGAATTTTTAATTCTCGAAGGTGCTCAGGCCGGTTTAAGCTGGATCACCATCTTGAAAAGAAGAGAAGGGTATAGAAAGGCTTTTGCCAACTTTGATGTGCAGAAAGTTGCTGCATTTACAGAGGCGGATGAAGAACGCTTGATGAATGATCCCGGGATCATCAGAAACAAACTAAAAGTAAAGGCCGCAATTACCAATGCCAAACTGTTTATGGCCATACAGAAGGAATTTGGTTCTTTTTCTGATTATATATGGGGATTTTTACCAGGGAAGCAACCAATTATGAACAAGGTGGTTACTTTAAAGGATGTTCCGGCCAGAACGGAAATATCCGATGCCATCAGTAAGGACATGAAAAAGCGGGGCTTCAAGTTTTTTGGCACCACAATTTGTTACGCCCACATGCAGGCCGTAGGTATGGTAAACGACCATATGGAAACGTGTATCAGCAGGTAA